One window from the genome of Sphaerotilus microaerophilus encodes:
- a CDS encoding type IV pilus modification PilV family protein yields the protein MRRRSSARTCLPRRQRGFALIEALIALLIFMLGTLGLVGLQASMTRANSSAKFRADAANLASDLVGTMWTDAPNLASYATASCNAYARCAAWESRLQARLPGASYEISPNGTSGQVAIQILWTVPAEGSHRFSTATAINLNPSL from the coding sequence ATGCGCCGCCGCTCCTCCGCCCGCACCTGCCTGCCCCGCCGCCAGCGCGGCTTCGCGTTGATCGAGGCGCTGATCGCGCTGCTCATCTTCATGCTCGGCACGCTCGGCCTGGTGGGGTTGCAGGCGTCGATGACCCGGGCCAACAGCAGCGCCAAGTTCCGTGCCGACGCGGCCAACCTGGCCAGCGACCTGGTGGGCACGATGTGGACCGATGCCCCCAACCTGGCCTCGTACGCCACCGCCTCGTGCAACGCCTACGCCCGCTGTGCCGCCTGGGAGAGCCGGCTGCAGGCCCGCCTGCCCGGTGCCAGCTACGAGATCAGCCCGAACGGCACCAGCGGGCAGGTGGCGATCCAGATCCTCTGGACGGTACCGGCCGAAGGGAGCCACCGCTTCAGCACCGCCACGGCCATCAACTTGAACCCGAGCCTGTGA
- a CDS encoding GspH/FimT family pseudopilin, whose protein sequence is MLSPVDTRPMARQAVRGLTLIEMLVTVTVLGLLLLAVAPSAAEWMRSTQVRNAAESITNGLQKARAEAVRRNQNVLFSLVSHASGNPGLLDGNCALSATSASWVVSLASPQGLCNAAPSESTAPQIIEKHAQGDGSAQVQVAVKVLDTSTTPPTCTTATSQTQVKFDSLGRPTSDVTPLRCLEITHGGGTATRMQLRIDGAGSVRSCLPDLPTGIDDPRRC, encoded by the coding sequence ATGCTGAGCCCCGTCGACACCCGCCCGATGGCTCGGCAGGCCGTGCGCGGCCTGACCCTGATCGAGATGCTGGTGACCGTTACCGTGCTGGGCCTGCTGCTGCTGGCCGTGGCGCCCAGCGCGGCCGAGTGGATGCGCAGCACCCAGGTGCGCAACGCGGCCGAATCGATCACCAACGGCCTGCAGAAGGCGCGGGCCGAGGCCGTGCGGCGCAACCAGAACGTGCTGTTCTCGCTGGTCAGCCACGCATCGGGCAACCCGGGTCTGCTGGACGGCAACTGCGCCCTGTCGGCCACCTCGGCCTCCTGGGTGGTCAGCCTGGCCAGCCCGCAGGGCCTCTGCAACGCCGCGCCGAGCGAGTCCACCGCCCCGCAGATCATCGAGAAGCACGCCCAGGGCGACGGGTCCGCCCAGGTCCAGGTGGCCGTAAAGGTCCTGGACACCAGCACCACCCCCCCCACCTGCACCACCGCCACCAGCCAGACGCAGGTGAAGTTCGACAGCCTCGGACGCCCCACCAGTGACGTGACGCCGCTGCGCTGCCTGGAAATCACCCACGGCGGGGGAACGGCCACCCGGATGCAACTGCGGATCGACGGGGCCGGCAGCGTGCGCAGCTGCCTGCCGGACCTGCCAACCGGCATCGACGACCCGCGCAGGTGCTGA
- a CDS encoding type IV pilin protein encodes MPVPPSCSPIRRPTRWPLRRSSHGFTLLELMVAVAVVGILAAVALPSYTDYLRRGRVPEAFTFLSQYQVTMEQHFQDNRAYGSGSTCAPDAASATKVIASPSGVKYFTFGCSLTDSGQGYLLTATSTTALGSAHIYTVTHGNVKATTKFKGADMTGKACWLVKGSEC; translated from the coding sequence ATGCCCGTCCCACCTTCCTGCTCCCCGATCCGCCGGCCGACACGGTGGCCGCTGCGGCGGTCGTCCCACGGCTTCACGCTGCTGGAGTTGATGGTGGCGGTGGCGGTGGTCGGCATCCTGGCTGCCGTGGCGCTGCCCTCCTACACCGACTACCTGCGCCGCGGGCGGGTGCCCGAGGCCTTCACCTTCCTCAGCCAGTACCAGGTGACGATGGAGCAGCACTTCCAGGACAACCGGGCCTACGGCAGCGGCAGCACCTGTGCACCGGATGCCGCCAGCGCCACCAAGGTCATCGCCAGTCCGTCAGGGGTCAAGTACTTCACCTTCGGTTGCAGCCTGACCGACTCGGGCCAGGGCTACCTGCTCACCGCCACCAGCACCACCGCGCTGGGCAGCGCGCACATCTACACGGTGACCCATGGCAACGTGAAGGCCACCACGAAGTTCAAGGGGGCCGACATGACCGGCAAGGCCTGCTGGCTGGTGAAGGGTTCCGAATGCTGA
- a CDS encoding type II toxin-antitoxin system HicB family antitoxin: MKFTVVLHTDDGTRYGVIVPDLPGCFSGGDTLDAALESAQEAIDLHAETLIEDGADLPERRPIAEHQANPDYAGGVWAVVEVPVEKYFGPAEKINITLPRVLLARIDDYARAHGASRSGFLAQAARQAMR, from the coding sequence ATGAAATTCACCGTGGTCCTGCACACCGACGATGGCACGCGCTACGGCGTGATCGTGCCCGACCTGCCCGGCTGCTTCTCAGGCGGGGACACGCTCGACGCCGCGCTGGAAAGCGCGCAGGAGGCGATCGACCTGCACGCCGAGACCCTGATCGAAGACGGCGCTGACCTGCCCGAACGCCGGCCCATTGCCGAGCACCAGGCCAATCCGGACTATGCGGGGGGCGTCTGGGCGGTGGTGGAGGTGCCGGTGGAGAAGTACTTCGGCCCGGCGGAGAAAATCAACATCACCCTACCGCGCGTGCTGCTGGCACGCATCGACGACTACGCCCGGGCGCACGGCGCCTCGCGCAGCGGCTTCCTAGCCCAGGCGGCACGGCAAGCCATGCGCTGA
- a CDS encoding type II toxin-antitoxin system HicA family toxin, translating into MNSKQVIKQLEADGWFLARVKGSHHQFKHPSKPGLVTVKHPDGDIPTPTLYSIQRQAGWRK; encoded by the coding sequence GTGAACAGCAAGCAGGTCATCAAGCAACTGGAAGCCGACGGCTGGTTCCTGGCGCGGGTCAAGGGCTCGCACCACCAGTTCAAGCACCCCAGCAAGCCGGGGTTGGTGACGGTGAAGCATCCGGATGGCGACATCCCGACGCCCACGCTGTACAGCATCCAGCGCCAGGCCGGCTGGCGCAAGTGA
- a CDS encoding error-prone DNA polymerase, with product MPEPAQPAKEPPPVPPLAGPRDSGSIGPLGLPGPLGTFGALPAYAELCCRSNFSFLDGASHAEELVARAAQLGYAALAITDECSLAGVVRAHEEAKRQRQAGNPLRLLVGASFRLAAGRSGPGGRLLLIARHREGYGNLAELITLARSRRPKGEYALGVDDLAQGPDSASHLRGAPGCWAIVLPRCAADDPEVPIDPADPAEAADAADAATPIDGAERTLAQARWAAAAFGERARLGLALLQHADDSLRSAWAQAASEATGVPIVALGDVRMHVRSRKPLADTLTAVRHRAALSDCGALLARNAEQHLRPRLALAQIYRRAWLDETLRLADGCDFSLDELRYEYPQEIVPPGHSTTSWLRHETLAGAARRYPPHSHPEGVPQAVSAQIERELALVAELHYEAFFLTVYDVVNFARGQGILCQGRGSAANSAVCYCLGITEVDPTQTTLLFERFVSRERGEPPDIDVDFEHERREEVIQYIYAKYGRDRTALAAAVSTYHVRGALRDVGRALGLDARLIDAVAKSHQWFDRREESLARLAEHGLDPAAPVTQQWLELTTTLLSFPRHLSQHSGGFVISRDKLSRLVPIEPAAMAGRHVIQWDKDDLESLGLLKVDVLALGMLTVLRKTLQLTNAWHGRTAEAWAATQDPAREPWTPQHIPREDGATYAMIRRADTVGTFQIESRAQMSMLPRLRPDKFYDLVIEVAIVRPGPIQGGMVHPYLKRKQGRERADSPYPALDAALKRTLGVPIFQEQVMQVCMIAAGFSAGEADEMRRAMAAWRRKGGVHRFQDRVVEGMVANGYAREFAEGIFRQILGFGDYGFPESHAFGFALIAYLSAWLKCHEPAAFLAALLNSQPMGFYGPSQLVQDARRHGVEVRPVDVTASEWDCTLEAAGEIPPGPPFSKGGGERPAVRLGLRLVKGASDAAIARLLAARAERPFADVADLARRADLTPAELQVLARADALGHLAGHRREQVWAAAAPRSGGRGSLLHGAPVDESGEHAQLALLEAPEGEAITLDYAATGLTLRRHPLALLRERLAARGVRSAAELARLPNGRSVRACGLVTTRQQPGTAKGTVFVTLEDETGPINVIVWKDLRLAQRQALIGSRLLVVFGTWQRRDGVSHLVARRLIDVSAWLGGLATSSRDFH from the coding sequence ATGCCCGAACCCGCCCAGCCCGCCAAGGAGCCGCCGCCCGTGCCGCCGCTGGCCGGCCCGCGCGACAGCGGCTCCATCGGCCCGCTCGGCCTGCCGGGCCCGCTCGGCACCTTCGGCGCGCTGCCGGCCTATGCCGAGCTGTGCTGCCGCAGCAACTTCAGCTTCCTGGACGGCGCCTCGCACGCCGAGGAGCTGGTGGCCCGTGCGGCCCAGCTGGGCTACGCCGCGCTGGCCATCACCGACGAGTGCTCGCTGGCCGGCGTGGTGCGCGCCCACGAGGAGGCCAAGCGCCAACGCCAGGCCGGCAACCCGCTGCGGCTGCTGGTCGGCGCCTCGTTTCGCCTCGCCGCCGGCCGCAGCGGCCCGGGCGGCCGGCTGCTGCTGATCGCCCGCCACCGCGAGGGCTACGGCAACCTGGCCGAGCTGATCACCCTGGCGCGCAGCCGACGGCCCAAGGGCGAGTACGCGCTGGGCGTGGACGATCTGGCGCAGGGCCCCGACAGCGCCAGCCACCTTCGCGGCGCACCAGGCTGCTGGGCCATCGTGCTGCCACGCTGTGCCGCGGACGACCCGGAGGTCCCCATCGACCCGGCTGATCCCGCCGAAGCCGCCGATGCCGCCGATGCCGCCACCCCCATCGACGGTGCCGAGCGCACCCTCGCCCAGGCCCGCTGGGCCGCGGCCGCTTTCGGCGAGCGCGCCCGCCTCGGCCTGGCACTGCTGCAGCACGCCGACGACAGCCTGCGCAGCGCCTGGGCCCAGGCCGCCAGCGAGGCCACCGGGGTGCCCATCGTCGCGCTGGGCGACGTGCGCATGCACGTGCGCTCCCGCAAGCCGCTGGCCGACACGCTGACCGCCGTGCGCCACCGCGCCGCGCTCAGCGACTGCGGCGCGCTGCTGGCACGCAACGCCGAGCAGCACCTGCGCCCCCGCCTGGCGCTGGCGCAGATCTACCGCCGCGCCTGGCTGGACGAAACGCTGCGCCTCGCCGACGGCTGCGACTTCAGCCTGGACGAGCTGCGCTACGAATACCCGCAGGAGATCGTGCCGCCCGGCCACAGCACCACCAGCTGGCTGCGCCACGAGACGCTGGCCGGCGCCGCGCGACGCTACCCGCCGCACAGCCACCCCGAGGGCGTGCCCCAGGCCGTGAGCGCGCAGATCGAGCGCGAGCTGGCGCTGGTCGCCGAGCTGCACTACGAGGCCTTCTTCCTGACGGTCTACGACGTCGTCAACTTTGCCCGCGGCCAGGGCATCCTCTGCCAGGGCCGCGGCTCGGCGGCCAACTCGGCGGTCTGCTACTGCCTGGGCATCACCGAGGTGGACCCGACGCAGACGACGTTGCTGTTCGAGCGCTTCGTCAGCCGCGAGCGGGGCGAGCCGCCGGACATCGACGTGGACTTCGAGCATGAGCGGCGCGAGGAGGTCATCCAGTACATCTACGCCAAGTACGGGCGCGACCGCACCGCGCTGGCCGCCGCCGTGTCCACCTACCACGTGCGCGGCGCCCTGCGCGACGTGGGCCGCGCACTCGGCCTGGACGCGCGGCTGATCGACGCGGTGGCCAAGTCGCACCAGTGGTTCGACCGCCGCGAGGAGTCGCTTGCCCGGCTGGCCGAACATGGGCTGGACCCCGCCGCGCCGGTCACGCAGCAGTGGCTGGAGCTGACCACCACGCTGCTGAGCTTCCCGCGCCACCTCTCGCAGCACAGCGGCGGCTTCGTGATCTCGCGCGACAAGCTCTCGCGGCTGGTGCCCATCGAGCCGGCCGCCATGGCCGGGCGCCACGTCATCCAGTGGGACAAGGACGACCTGGAGTCGCTCGGCCTGCTCAAGGTCGACGTGCTCGCCCTGGGCATGCTCACCGTGCTGCGCAAGACGCTGCAGCTGACCAACGCCTGGCATGGCCGCACCGCCGAGGCCTGGGCTGCCACGCAGGACCCGGCACGCGAGCCCTGGACGCCGCAGCACATCCCGCGCGAGGATGGCGCCACCTACGCGATGATCCGGCGCGCCGACACCGTGGGCACCTTCCAGATCGAGAGCCGCGCGCAGATGAGCATGCTGCCGCGGCTGCGGCCCGACAAGTTCTACGACCTGGTGATCGAGGTGGCCATCGTGCGCCCCGGCCCGATCCAGGGCGGCATGGTGCACCCCTACCTGAAGCGCAAGCAGGGCCGCGAGCGCGCCGACTCGCCCTACCCGGCGCTGGATGCGGCGCTCAAGCGCACCCTGGGCGTGCCCATCTTCCAGGAGCAGGTCATGCAGGTGTGCATGATCGCCGCCGGCTTCTCTGCCGGCGAGGCCGACGAGATGCGCCGCGCGATGGCCGCCTGGCGGCGCAAGGGCGGCGTGCACCGCTTCCAGGACCGGGTGGTCGAGGGCATGGTGGCCAACGGCTATGCGCGCGAGTTCGCCGAGGGCATCTTCCGGCAGATCCTGGGCTTTGGTGATTACGGCTTTCCGGAGAGCCACGCCTTCGGCTTCGCGCTGATCGCCTACCTGAGCGCCTGGCTGAAGTGCCACGAGCCGGCCGCCTTCCTGGCCGCGCTGCTGAACTCGCAGCCGATGGGCTTCTACGGCCCCTCGCAGCTGGTGCAGGACGCCCGCCGGCATGGCGTCGAGGTGCGGCCGGTGGATGTGACGGCCAGTGAGTGGGACTGCACGCTGGAGGCTGCTGGGGAAATCCCCCCCGGCCCCCCTTTTTCAAAGGGGGGAGGAGAGAGGCCGGCCGTGCGGCTGGGGCTGCGGCTGGTGAAGGGCGCCTCCGATGCGGCCATCGCCCGGCTGCTGGCCGCGCGGGCCGAGCGGCCGTTCGCCGACGTGGCCGACCTGGCGCGGCGTGCCGACCTCACCCCGGCCGAGCTGCAGGTGCTGGCCCGTGCCGACGCACTGGGCCACTTGGCCGGCCACCGCCGCGAGCAGGTCTGGGCCGCGGCCGCCCCACGCTCCGGCGGGCGCGGCAGCCTGCTGCACGGCGCGCCGGTGGATGAATCCGGCGAGCACGCCCAGCTCGCGCTGCTCGAAGCGCCCGAGGGCGAGGCCATCACGCTGGACTACGCTGCCACCGGCCTGACGCTGCGCCGCCACCCGCTGGCACTGCTGCGCGAGCGGCTGGCCGCACGCGGCGTGCGCAGCGCCGCCGAGCTGGCGCGCCTCCCCAACGGCCGCAGCGTGCGCGCCTGCGGCCTGGTCACCACCCGCCAGCAGCCCGGCACCGCCAAGGGCACCGTCTTCGTCACGCTGGAGGACGAGACCGGCCCCATCAACGTCATCGTCTGGAAGGACCTGCGCCTGGCCCAGCGCCAGGCGCTGATCGGTTCGCGCCTGCTGGTGGTGTTCGGCACCTGGCAGCGTCGCGACGGCGTGAGCCACCTGGTGGCACGCCGGCTGATCGACGTCAGCGCCTGGCTCGGTGGGCTGGCAACCAGCTCGCGGGACTTTCATTGA
- a CDS encoding DNA polymerase Y family protein, translating to MHALWLCLHLPQLPLDALGPWPEPLAALPVLVWEADGRGARLVCSANPAARGLGAVPGQRLGSAQALAPQALLLARDPVREAAALQRLALALGSLTPSIEIAPPAQLLLDIHASLRLFGGLRALLRRALALARGSGFTLRCGLAATPLAAQWLAAQADPPDRRGRRPPGPRRRCIQLASTRRALQPLPLALVAGFLANPVDKAIDTTADSLQMLQALGARRVADLRRLPRSGLARRGAAAWLDALDRAEGRRPDPRRWFEPPEACRLGLELPHPAEAVPALEAALAPLVQALCGWLALRWRAAQGIELRLQHEYGARRRLADDVLTLDLATPSRDAAHLLTLLRERLQRIELRAPVDRLTLDLTRHLPDAGRPRALLPDALDDQTHADARAGLIDRLRARLGADQVQCIQLQADARPEHAERRLPAEVGIRTGAAGTPARRPPSADHGLPRPTWLLATPQPLPLSRNGELPVHLGQPLRLLTRAERIETGWHDGALVRRDYHVALADDGTLCWVYRDRSPATAADAGELATPRWFLHGLFG from the coding sequence ATGCACGCCCTGTGGTTGTGCCTGCACCTGCCGCAACTCCCGCTGGACGCCCTCGGGCCCTGGCCTGAGCCGCTGGCGGCCCTGCCGGTGCTGGTCTGGGAGGCCGACGGCCGCGGCGCGCGCCTGGTCTGCAGCGCCAACCCCGCCGCCCGCGGCCTGGGGGCGGTGCCCGGGCAACGGCTCGGCAGCGCCCAGGCGCTGGCCCCGCAGGCCCTGCTGCTGGCGCGCGACCCGGTGCGCGAGGCGGCCGCCCTGCAGCGCCTGGCGCTGGCGCTGGGTAGCCTGACGCCCAGCATCGAGATCGCTCCGCCGGCCCAGCTGCTGCTGGACATCCACGCCAGCCTGCGCCTGTTCGGTGGCCTGCGCGCCCTGCTGCGCCGGGCCCTGGCGCTGGCACGCGGCAGCGGCTTCACCCTGCGCTGCGGCCTGGCGGCCACGCCGCTGGCGGCGCAGTGGCTGGCCGCGCAGGCCGACCCGCCGGATCGCAGGGGCCGCCGGCCGCCAGGGCCGCGCCGCCGCTGCATCCAGCTGGCCAGCACCCGGCGGGCCCTGCAGCCCCTGCCGCTGGCGCTGGTGGCCGGCTTCCTCGCCAATCCGGTGGACAAGGCGATCGACACCACGGCCGACAGCCTGCAGATGCTGCAGGCCCTCGGTGCCCGCCGCGTGGCCGACCTGCGCCGGCTGCCCCGCAGCGGCCTGGCCCGGCGCGGGGCCGCGGCCTGGCTGGACGCGCTGGACCGCGCCGAAGGCCGGCGCCCCGACCCGCGCCGCTGGTTCGAGCCGCCCGAGGCCTGCCGGCTCGGCCTCGAACTGCCTCATCCGGCCGAAGCGGTGCCGGCGCTCGAAGCCGCCCTGGCCCCGCTGGTGCAGGCCCTGTGCGGCTGGCTGGCGCTGCGCTGGCGGGCAGCGCAGGGCATCGAGCTGCGCCTGCAGCATGAATACGGCGCACGCCGCCGGCTGGCCGACGATGTGCTGACGCTCGACCTGGCCACCCCCAGCCGCGACGCGGCGCACCTGCTGACGCTGCTGCGCGAACGCCTGCAACGCATTGAGCTGCGCGCCCCGGTGGACCGCCTGACGCTCGATCTCACCCGCCACCTGCCCGACGCCGGCCGGCCCCGGGCGCTGCTGCCCGACGCCCTGGACGACCAGACCCACGCCGATGCCCGGGCCGGCCTGATCGACCGCCTGCGCGCCCGGCTCGGCGCCGACCAAGTGCAATGCATCCAGCTGCAGGCCGATGCCCGCCCCGAACACGCGGAGCGCCGCCTGCCGGCCGAGGTGGGGATCAGGACGGGGGCGGCTGGCACCCCTGCCCGCCGCCCGCCGAGCGCCGACCACGGCCTGCCCCGCCCCACCTGGCTGCTGGCCACGCCGCAGCCGCTGCCCCTGAGCCGGAACGGCGAGCTGCCCGTCCACCTCGGCCAGCCACTGCGCCTGCTCACCCGCGCCGAGCGCATCGAGACCGGCTGGCACGACGGCGCCCTGGTGCGGCGCGACTACCACGTGGCGCTGGCCGACGACGGCACGCTGTGCTGGGTCTACCGTGACCGCAGCCCGGCAACCGCAGCAGACGCGGGTGAACTGGCCACGCCGCGCTGGTTCCTGCACGGCCTGTTCGGCTGA